The following are from one region of the Candidatus Trichorickettsia mobilis genome:
- a CDS encoding septal ring lytic transglycosylase RlpA family protein — protein sequence MHRLYIILLFLLTGCMSQQDRLHKKLSKEDPKNINYQGHYKIGKEYSIKGSSYIPEKNIKYDQIGVASWYGSKHGFHGKNTANGDRYNKYTLTAAHTTLPLPSLIKVTNLENNKSVILMVNDRGPFSKNRILDVSETAAHVLSFKRQGTAKVRVQYMHKETQDFLKKIALNPKEGSRTAHKTKSKHCSINCHVKLVNLKYNLAITP from the coding sequence ATGCATCGGCTATACATAATTCTACTTTTTTTACTGACTGGTTGCATGAGTCAACAAGATAGGTTGCATAAAAAATTATCAAAAGAAGATCCTAAAAATATTAATTATCAAGGACATTATAAAATAGGTAAAGAATATAGCATCAAAGGCAGTAGTTATATACCAGAAAAAAATATTAAATATGATCAAATCGGTGTTGCTTCTTGGTATGGCAGTAAGCATGGGTTTCATGGAAAAAATACCGCAAACGGTGACCGCTATAATAAATATACATTAACAGCAGCGCATACAACATTACCACTACCAAGTTTAATCAAAGTAACAAATTTGGAAAATAACAAATCAGTAATCTTAATGGTAAATGACAGAGGGCCATTCAGCAAAAATCGTATACTGGATGTTTCTGAGACTGCAGCTCATGTTTTGTCTTTTAAAAGACAAGGAACTGCTAAGGTGCGAGTACAATATATGCATAAAGAAACTCAAGATTTCTTAAAAAAAATTGCATTAAATCCTAAGGAAGGTTCAAGGACAGCTCATAAAACAAAAAGTAAACATTGTAGTATTAATTGTCATGTTAAATTAGTAAACTTAAAATATAATCTTGCTATAACTCCTTAG
- the ruvX gene encoding Holliday junction resolvase RuvX has translation MIISNLQEFHQLLQSSKPILAVDYGQKKLGLAISDPNYTISMPLKTLNCINDSEKIKIILSFIDEYSACALVIGLPIMMDGAVSNQALLVQNFTNCLSTKTDLPIYMQDERLTSRAANNLLKYLGLKRNKRNQQDDCIAAGMILETVLSSIKFLN, from the coding sequence GTGATAATATCTAATTTACAAGAATTCCACCAGTTACTTCAGAGCAGCAAGCCAATACTTGCTGTAGATTACGGACAGAAGAAACTTGGACTCGCAATATCTGATCCAAATTACACGATCTCCATGCCTCTAAAAACGTTAAATTGTATCAATGACTCAGAAAAAATAAAAATAATATTAAGTTTTATCGATGAGTATTCAGCTTGTGCTCTAGTTATAGGGTTGCCAATTATGATGGATGGCGCTGTTAGTAATCAGGCGCTGTTAGTACAAAATTTTACAAATTGTTTATCTACTAAAACTGATCTACCAATATATATGCAAGATGAACGATTAACCTCCAGAGCGGCGAATAACTTGCTAAAATACTTGGGTTTAAAAAGAAATAAGAGAAACCAACAGGATGATTGTATAGCTGCTGGCATGATTTTAGAAACAGTATTGAGTTCTATTAAATTTCTGAATTAA